From Citricoccus sp. SGAir0253, a single genomic window includes:
- a CDS encoding cation-translocating P-type ATPase, protein MSHTDHTRLPADAGPGAGTDPATGAAAPGEAAPEVHAEAGATRRVDLDITGMSCASCVLRIERKLGKLEGVSASVNLPLESAAVMAPASVSDEDLVAAVDRAGYSATVRRAAEAPTPAPADAGPAAAAGDPSPEDRHAGHAAAGPAGGPAEHPVGHGEGEGEDHLDHGPSVDVLRPRLIGAAVLTLPLVLISMVPALQFPHWGWVALALATPVTSWAAWPFHAAAFRAARHGSSTMDTLVSLGVLAAWAFSTVELVLAPGMTALAGTEHAGMAGMGPMAEHQLYFETAGVVTTFLLLGRWLEARAKRRAGAALRSLLDLGAKTATVLRDGVETTVPAADLVPGDEFVVRPGEKIATDGYVVSGHSAVDTSLLTGESVPVEVGPDDTVTGATVNASGRLLVRATRVGRETTLAQMGRLVAEAQTGKAPIARLADRISAVFVPIVLVIAALAFVLWMVFSGDLHASFRAAVAVLVIACPCALGLATPVGLLAGTGRASQLGILIRGPEVLEDTRTVDTIVLDKTGTVTEGNLAVTGITALDGFGADEVLRLAGAVEAHSEHPIATAIVDAARAAGPVPEVTGFASAAGGGVRGTVPDAGSPAAGGTAPRPRTVAAGRSDFIVTQLATGGLAEPDRRAFAEAEAAGATAVWVAVDGVPAGIISLQDTVKDSSPAAIADLRALGLRPILLTGDNAQVAARVAAAVGIAAGDVFAGVRPGDKVAKVAELQAAGRVVAMVGDGVNDAPALAQADLGIAMGSGTDVAREAADITVMGSSLRQVVQSVQLSRRTLGIIRSNLFWAFAYNTLGIPVAAVGLLNPMIAGAAMAASSVLVVANSLRLTRFGR, encoded by the coding sequence ATGAGCCACACCGACCACACCCGCCTCCCGGCGGACGCCGGCCCGGGGGCCGGGACGGACCCCGCCACCGGTGCCGCGGCCCCCGGGGAGGCCGCGCCCGAGGTCCACGCCGAGGCCGGTGCCACGCGCCGCGTGGACCTCGACATCACCGGCATGTCCTGCGCCTCGTGCGTGCTGCGCATCGAGCGCAAGCTGGGCAAGCTCGAGGGCGTCAGCGCCTCCGTGAACCTGCCGCTCGAGTCGGCCGCCGTCATGGCCCCGGCCTCGGTGAGCGACGAGGACCTCGTGGCCGCCGTCGACCGGGCCGGCTACTCGGCCACCGTGCGCCGGGCCGCCGAGGCGCCGACGCCGGCCCCCGCCGACGCGGGACCGGCCGCGGCCGCAGGGGACCCGTCCCCCGAGGACCGGCACGCCGGCCACGCGGCCGCGGGTCCGGCCGGCGGACCGGCGGAGCACCCGGTCGGGCACGGCGAGGGCGAGGGCGAGGACCACCTGGACCACGGGCCCTCCGTGGACGTCCTGCGCCCGCGGCTCATCGGCGCCGCGGTGCTGACGCTGCCGCTGGTCCTGATCTCCATGGTGCCGGCGCTGCAGTTCCCGCACTGGGGGTGGGTGGCGCTCGCGCTGGCCACCCCGGTCACCTCCTGGGCCGCCTGGCCGTTCCACGCGGCCGCCTTCCGGGCGGCCCGGCACGGCTCCTCCACCATGGACACCCTGGTCTCGCTCGGCGTCCTGGCCGCGTGGGCCTTCTCCACGGTGGAGCTCGTGCTGGCCCCGGGCATGACCGCCCTGGCGGGCACCGAGCACGCCGGGATGGCCGGCATGGGCCCGATGGCCGAGCACCAGCTGTACTTCGAGACGGCCGGGGTGGTGACCACGTTCCTGTTGCTCGGCCGTTGGCTCGAGGCCCGGGCCAAGCGCCGGGCCGGCGCCGCCCTGCGGTCCCTGCTGGACCTCGGCGCGAAGACCGCCACCGTGCTGCGCGACGGCGTGGAGACCACCGTCCCCGCCGCGGACCTCGTCCCGGGCGACGAGTTCGTGGTGCGCCCGGGCGAGAAGATCGCCACGGACGGCTACGTGGTCAGCGGCCACTCCGCCGTGGACACCTCGCTCCTCACGGGCGAGTCCGTCCCGGTGGAGGTCGGTCCGGACGACACCGTCACGGGCGCCACCGTCAACGCCTCCGGTCGGCTGCTGGTGCGCGCCACGCGCGTGGGCCGCGAGACGACCCTGGCCCAGATGGGCCGGCTCGTGGCCGAGGCCCAGACCGGCAAGGCGCCCATCGCGCGCCTGGCCGACCGCATCTCGGCGGTGTTCGTGCCGATCGTCCTCGTCATCGCAGCCCTCGCCTTCGTCCTGTGGATGGTCTTCTCGGGCGACCTGCACGCCTCCTTCCGCGCCGCCGTCGCCGTCCTGGTGATCGCGTGCCCCTGCGCCCTCGGGCTGGCCACCCCGGTCGGCCTGCTGGCCGGGACGGGCCGCGCCTCGCAACTCGGCATCCTCATCCGCGGACCGGAGGTCCTGGAGGACACCCGCACCGTGGACACGATCGTGCTGGACAAGACCGGCACCGTCACCGAGGGCAACCTCGCGGTCACCGGGATCACGGCCCTGGACGGCTTCGGCGCCGACGAGGTGCTGCGGCTGGCCGGTGCCGTGGAGGCCCACTCCGAGCACCCGATCGCCACGGCGATCGTGGACGCCGCCCGCGCGGCCGGCCCGGTCCCGGAGGTCACCGGCTTCGCCTCGGCCGCCGGGGGCGGCGTCCGCGGCACCGTGCCCGACGCCGGCTCACCCGCCGCGGGGGGAACGGCCCCCCGCCCGCGCACGGTCGCGGCCGGCCGCTCCGACTTCATCGTCACGCAGCTGGCCACCGGTGGGCTCGCGGAGCCGGACCGCCGGGCGTTCGCCGAGGCCGAGGCGGCCGGGGCGACGGCCGTCTGGGTCGCCGTGGACGGGGTGCCCGCCGGGATCATCTCCCTGCAGGACACCGTCAAGGACTCCTCCCCCGCCGCGATCGCGGACCTGCGGGCGCTGGGGCTGCGCCCCATCCTGCTCACGGGGGACAACGCACAGGTGGCCGCCCGGGTGGCGGCCGCCGTCGGGATCGCCGCCGGGGACGTCTTCGCCGGGGTGCGGCCCGGGGACAAGGTGGCCAAGGTGGCGGAGCTGCAGGCGGCCGGGCGCGTGGTCGCCATGGTCGGCGACGGCGTCAACGACGCCCCGGCGCTGGCCCAGGCCGACCTGGGGATCGCCATGGGCTCCGGGACGGACGTGGCCCGCGAGGCCGCGGACATCACCGTGATGGGCTCCTCCCTGCGCCAGGTGGTACAGTCCGTGCAGCTCAGCCGCCGGACGCTCGGCATCATCCGCTCGAACCTGTTCTGGGCCTTCGCCTACAACACGCTCGGCATCCCGGTGGCGGCCGTGGGCCTGCTCAACCCGATGATCGCCGGCGCCGCGATGGCGGCCAGCTCGGTGCTGGTGGTGGCGAACTCCCTGCGGCTGACCCGCTTCGGGCGGTAG
- a CDS encoding FAD-dependent monooxygenase yields the protein MLFHHHGYVSTDPRVQPAAGVGLDRSPELPETMDVLVVGSGPAGMTATAQLASFPDVMTCLIDRRPQRLEIGQADGIQARSVETFQAFGFADEIVAEAYHLTEMNFWKPDPANPDHIVRTARELDDPAGVSEFPHLIVNQARVLDYFARFARHAPSRTEPYFGWEFVRLEVGEGEYPVTATLKRTGETAEAGVAPGEERTVRAKYVLGADGAHSRVRRDIGAQHVGAVSYHAWGVMDVLAETDFPDIRTKCAIQSRHGSILHIPREGGFLFRMYVDLGEVDPDDAGAVRKTPLDEIIRRANEIVSPYTVDVKDVAWWSVYEVGHRVTDRFDDVPVEEAGTRTPRVFIAGDACHTHSAKAGQGMNVSIQDAFNLGWKLGQVLSGIAPEKLLTTYTAERQQIAQNLIDFDREWSSMMAAKPEELENPHALEEFYQKTFEFPAGFMTEYPQGLVVGPATHQDLATGYTLGKRFKAHPVTRVCDTNPKFLGHQHVADGRWRIYAFADAAVSSAQDSRLRAWAEWMDSEQSPVRRFTPQGRDLDALFDVYAIYQQPHQDVELMRAPAIFRPKVGEFQVSNLNKVFGADPEDDIFEARGLSREGVVVVVRPDQYVAHVLPLDATDELAAFFEGVYGA from the coding sequence ATGCTGTTCCACCACCACGGCTACGTGTCCACGGATCCGCGCGTCCAGCCCGCCGCCGGCGTGGGCCTCGACCGTTCCCCCGAGCTGCCCGAGACCATGGACGTGCTCGTGGTCGGCTCCGGCCCGGCGGGCATGACCGCCACGGCCCAGCTGGCCAGCTTCCCGGACGTCATGACCTGCCTGATCGACCGCCGTCCGCAGCGCCTGGAGATCGGGCAGGCCGACGGCATCCAGGCCCGCAGCGTGGAGACCTTCCAGGCGTTCGGCTTCGCGGACGAGATCGTCGCCGAGGCCTACCACCTGACCGAGATGAACTTCTGGAAGCCGGACCCGGCCAACCCGGACCACATCGTCCGCACGGCCCGCGAGCTGGACGACCCGGCCGGCGTCAGCGAGTTCCCGCACCTGATCGTGAACCAGGCCCGCGTGCTGGACTACTTCGCCCGCTTCGCCCGGCACGCCCCCTCCCGCACCGAGCCCTACTTCGGCTGGGAGTTCGTCCGGCTCGAGGTCGGCGAGGGCGAGTACCCCGTGACCGCGACGCTGAAGCGCACCGGCGAGACCGCCGAGGCCGGGGTGGCCCCGGGCGAGGAGCGCACCGTGCGCGCCAAGTACGTCCTCGGGGCCGACGGCGCCCACTCCCGGGTCCGCCGGGACATCGGCGCCCAGCACGTGGGCGCGGTGTCCTACCACGCGTGGGGCGTCATGGACGTGCTGGCCGAGACCGACTTCCCGGACATCCGCACCAAGTGCGCCATCCAGTCCCGGCACGGCTCGATCCTGCACATCCCGCGCGAGGGCGGCTTCCTGTTCCGCATGTACGTGGACCTGGGCGAGGTGGACCCCGACGACGCCGGGGCGGTGCGCAAGACCCCGCTGGACGAGATCATCCGCCGCGCCAACGAGATCGTCTCGCCCTACACGGTGGACGTGAAGGACGTCGCCTGGTGGAGCGTCTACGAGGTCGGCCACCGCGTGACCGACCGCTTCGACGACGTGCCGGTCGAGGAGGCCGGGACGCGCACCCCGCGCGTGTTCATCGCCGGCGACGCCTGCCACACCCACTCGGCCAAGGCCGGCCAGGGGATGAACGTCTCCATCCAGGACGCCTTCAACCTGGGCTGGAAGCTCGGCCAGGTCCTCTCCGGGATCGCGCCGGAGAAGCTGCTGACCACCTACACGGCGGAGCGCCAGCAGATCGCCCAGAACCTCATCGACTTCGACCGCGAGTGGTCCTCGATGATGGCCGCCAAGCCGGAGGAGCTGGAGAACCCCCATGCGCTGGAGGAGTTCTACCAGAAGACCTTCGAGTTCCCGGCCGGGTTCATGACGGAGTACCCGCAGGGCCTGGTCGTCGGCCCCGCCACCCACCAGGACCTGGCCACCGGCTACACGCTGGGCAAGCGCTTCAAGGCCCACCCGGTCACGCGCGTGTGCGACACCAACCCGAAGTTCCTGGGCCACCAGCACGTGGCGGACGGGCGCTGGCGGATCTACGCCTTCGCCGACGCCGCGGTGTCCTCCGCGCAGGACTCGAGGCTGCGCGCGTGGGCCGAGTGGATGGACTCCGAGCAGTCCCCGGTGCGCCGGTTCACCCCGCAGGGCCGGGACCTGGACGCCCTGTTCGACGTCTACGCGATCTACCAGCAGCCGCACCAGGACGTGGAGCTCATGCGCGCCCCGGCGATCTTCCGCCCGAAGGTCGGCGAGTTCCAGGTCTCCAACCTGAACAAGGTGTTCGGCGCGGACCCGGAGGACGACATCTTCGAGGCCCGCGGGCTCAGCCGCGAGGGCGTCGTCGTCGTGGTCCGCCCCGACCAGTACGTCGCCCACGTCCTGCCGCTGGACGCGACCGACGAGCTGGCCGCCTTCTTCGAGGGCGTCTACGGCGCCTGA
- a CDS encoding IclR family transcriptional regulator translates to MNAPGPRSSATTAPHSQTLSRGLQMLELVVSAPEPPTIADVAAQLGVHRSIAYRILRTLEDHGLLTRDSSGRLIGAPGLAVLARGVQQDLQSAALPELTTLANELQMSAFVAVWGQGECITLVTVEPSRGHAVTQRPGTRHPLDRGAPGLAVQAGMPPEELAELTDGVPPRPEVEQTRRRGYAVSNDEVLDGVSSVAVPLRVPGHLPAAVAVVYATRQLDVEELGRRLARSAEQVAARLGQRPAAR, encoded by the coding sequence GTGAACGCCCCGGGACCCCGCTCCTCCGCGACGACCGCCCCGCACTCCCAGACGCTCTCGCGCGGGCTGCAGATGCTGGAGCTGGTGGTCTCGGCGCCGGAGCCGCCCACGATCGCGGACGTCGCGGCACAGCTGGGCGTGCACCGCTCGATCGCCTACCGGATCCTGCGCACCCTCGAGGACCACGGCCTGCTCACGCGCGACTCCTCCGGCCGGCTCATCGGCGCGCCGGGACTGGCGGTACTGGCCCGGGGCGTGCAGCAGGACCTCCAGTCCGCGGCCCTGCCCGAGCTGACCACGCTGGCCAACGAGCTGCAGATGAGCGCGTTCGTCGCCGTGTGGGGCCAGGGCGAGTGCATCACCCTGGTGACGGTGGAGCCCTCCCGCGGCCACGCCGTCACGCAGCGCCCGGGCACCCGGCACCCGCTCGACCGGGGCGCGCCGGGGCTCGCCGTGCAGGCGGGCATGCCGCCGGAGGAGCTCGCCGAGCTGACCGACGGCGTCCCGCCCCGCCCGGAGGTGGAGCAGACCCGGCGGCGCGGCTACGCGGTGAGCAACGACGAGGTGCTGGACGGCGTCTCCTCGGTGGCCGTCCCGCTGCGGGTCCCCGGCCACCTGCCGGCGGCGGTGGCGGTCGTCTACGCCACCCGCCAGCTCGACGTCGAGGAGCTGGGCCGCCGGCTGGCGCGCAGCGCCGAGCAGGTCGCCGCGCGCCTGGGCCAGCGGCCGGCGGCGCGGTAG
- a CDS encoding HpcH/HpaI aldolase/citrate lyase family protein, whose product MPIRVTAEPPLKDLFTPGAAAARGGRPVAGMFLSSGDPTAAEICAGAGLDYLLIDGEHAPLSLESIQAQLRAIAGTGTLALVRVPALDEVVIKQVLDLGAQNVLVPMVHTAEDAEAAVRAMHYPPRGVRGVGSALARSGRWNRTAGYLAAAGEQVTLLVQVESVEAVAHAADIAAVDGVDGVFIGPSDLSATMGLLGQQGHPDVVAAVKQVIADVKAAGKVVGVNAFVEAQAREYVAAGADFVNVGADVALLARGSEALADTWCPAPGEPDAGPRGSY is encoded by the coding sequence ATGCCGATTCGCGTGACCGCCGAGCCGCCGCTGAAGGACCTGTTCACGCCCGGGGCCGCGGCCGCGCGCGGCGGCCGGCCCGTGGCGGGGATGTTCCTGTCCTCGGGCGATCCCACCGCCGCGGAGATCTGCGCCGGGGCGGGCCTGGACTACCTGCTCATCGACGGCGAGCACGCCCCGCTGTCCCTGGAGTCCATCCAGGCGCAGCTGCGGGCGATCGCCGGGACGGGAACCCTCGCCCTGGTCCGGGTGCCCGCGCTGGACGAGGTCGTCATCAAGCAGGTGCTGGACCTCGGGGCGCAGAACGTGCTGGTGCCCATGGTGCACACCGCCGAGGACGCCGAGGCCGCCGTGCGGGCCATGCACTACCCGCCCCGCGGGGTGCGCGGCGTCGGCTCCGCCCTGGCCCGTTCCGGCCGCTGGAACCGCACCGCGGGGTACCTCGCGGCCGCGGGGGAGCAGGTGACGCTGCTCGTGCAGGTCGAGTCCGTCGAGGCCGTGGCCCATGCCGCGGACATCGCCGCCGTGGACGGGGTGGACGGGGTCTTCATCGGCCCCTCGGACCTGTCCGCCACGATGGGCCTGCTCGGCCAGCAGGGGCACCCGGACGTCGTCGCCGCCGTCAAGCAGGTCATCGCGGACGTCAAGGCCGCCGGGAAGGTCGTGGGGGTCAACGCGTTCGTGGAGGCCCAGGCCCGCGAGTACGTGGCGGCCGGGGCCGACTTCGTCAACGTGGGCGCGGACGTCGCCCTGCTGGCCCGCGGCTCCGAGGCGCTCGCGGACACGTGGTGCCCGGCCCCGGGGGAGCCCGACGCCGGCCCGCGCGGGTCCTACTGA
- a CDS encoding 2-keto-4-pentenoate hydratase, with amino-acid sequence MLDHDTHVQIADELHRAGIDRQPVPRLTARYPEMQIEDSYAVQRIWAERQVEAGRRKVGHKIGLTSKAMQDATGIDEPDYGVIFDDQVVESGHVYEWARYTHPRVEMELAFVLKDELRGPGLNILDVLRATEYVVPALEVLDSRIEMEGRTITDTISDNAALGSMVLGGRPVGVGDVDLRWVAGLLSRNEEIIETGVAAGVLNHPANGVHWLANRIAGHGDALEAGEIILAGSFTRPMWVYAGDTVFADYGPLGTVTCRFA; translated from the coding sequence ATGCTCGACCACGACACCCACGTACAGATCGCCGACGAGCTGCACCGCGCCGGCATCGACCGCCAGCCCGTCCCGCGGCTGACGGCCCGCTACCCCGAGATGCAGATCGAGGACTCCTACGCGGTCCAGCGGATCTGGGCCGAGCGCCAGGTCGAGGCCGGCCGGCGCAAGGTCGGCCACAAGATCGGCCTGACCTCCAAGGCCATGCAGGACGCCACCGGGATCGACGAGCCCGACTACGGGGTGATCTTCGACGACCAGGTCGTCGAGTCCGGCCACGTCTACGAGTGGGCCCGGTACACCCACCCGCGCGTGGAGATGGAGCTGGCCTTCGTGCTCAAGGACGAGCTGCGCGGGCCGGGACTGAACATCCTGGACGTGCTGCGCGCCACCGAGTACGTGGTGCCGGCCCTGGAGGTGCTGGACTCCCGCATCGAGATGGAGGGCCGCACCATCACGGACACCATCTCGGACAACGCCGCCCTGGGCTCCATGGTCCTCGGCGGCCGGCCGGTCGGCGTCGGGGACGTGGACCTGCGCTGGGTCGCCGGCCTGCTCTCGCGCAACGAGGAGATCATCGAGACCGGCGTGGCCGCCGGCGTGCTCAACCACCCCGCCAACGGCGTGCACTGGCTGGCCAACCGCATCGCCGGGCACGGGGACGCCCTCGAGGCCGGGGAGATCATCCTCGCCGGCTCCTTCACGCGGCCCATGTGGGTCTACGCGGGGGACACCGTCTTCGCCGACTACGGACCGCTGGGGACGGTGACATGCCGATTCGCGTGA
- a CDS encoding LuxR C-terminal-related transcriptional regulator, which produces MGPSAELHRPDDLELIRAWLRRMRTASITDVSFGGIVRGDRLEISETSGTRTRSLVGQRVPVGQGLGGAAMHRDRPLTVDDYVTSDAITHHFDAVVSAEGLSSMAAIPVVVRQRPRAVLYAATRQCGSVGDRVIGDLVTAAQAIAQELRTRDEVDRRVALLGLAQGPVDADLRDLEEVLRTTHSELIALAHASGDEALAASVRAVAARLEDWTAGGAEAAVRLTRREMDVLSQVALGCGYAEVGERLSLSPVTVKSYMRSVMAKLDCGNRHEAVATARRLRLLP; this is translated from the coding sequence GTGGGTCCGAGTGCCGAGCTCCACCGCCCGGATGACCTCGAGCTCATCCGGGCGTGGCTGCGCCGGATGCGCACGGCGTCCATCACGGACGTGTCCTTCGGCGGCATCGTCCGGGGCGACCGGCTGGAGATCTCCGAGACGTCCGGAACGCGGACGCGGTCGCTGGTGGGCCAGCGGGTCCCGGTCGGGCAGGGCCTCGGCGGGGCGGCGATGCACCGGGACCGGCCCCTCACCGTGGACGACTACGTCACCTCGGACGCCATCACCCACCACTTCGACGCAGTCGTCAGCGCCGAGGGGCTGTCCTCTATGGCGGCCATCCCCGTGGTGGTCCGCCAGCGTCCCCGCGCGGTGCTCTACGCGGCCACGCGGCAGTGCGGCAGCGTGGGCGACCGGGTGATCGGCGACCTCGTCACCGCCGCGCAGGCGATCGCGCAGGAGCTGCGCACCCGGGACGAGGTCGACCGCCGCGTCGCGCTGCTCGGGCTGGCCCAGGGGCCCGTGGACGCCGACCTGCGCGACCTCGAGGAGGTGCTGCGCACCACGCACTCGGAGCTGATCGCCCTGGCGCACGCGAGCGGGGACGAGGCGCTGGCCGCCTCCGTCCGGGCCGTGGCGGCGCGGCTGGAGGACTGGACCGCCGGCGGCGCCGAGGCGGCGGTGCGGCTGACCCGGCGCGAGATGGACGTGCTGTCCCAGGTGGCGCTGGGCTGCGGCTACGCCGAGGTGGGGGAGCGGCTCTCGCTCAGCCCCGTCACCGTGAAGAGCTACATGCGCTCGGTGATGGCCAAGCTGGACTGCGGCAACCGCCACGAGGCCGTGGCCACGGCCCGGAGGCTGCGCCTGCTGCCGTGA
- a CDS encoding MFS transporter, with the protein MTIRRHDRQRPVAEGAPPAKKPPMGRVAVATTVGTTIEYYDFFIYGTAAALVFPTVFFAALGESAALVASFATFAVAFFARPVGAVVFGHFGDRIGRKKALVATLLIMGSATVLIGLLPTPESLGAFGVVAPILLVTLRFLQGFAVGGEWAGAALMAAEYAPPKLRGYFAALPMLGPAIAFGLASGTFLVTNITLGDSSTAFVEVGWRVPFILSAALVVVGLWIRLSIEETPVFLEAKAAAEARAEAERAVAAAAGTALAEPGRRTLPIWEAVRRQWREMVLGGLAFSSLFAFFYLGTSFLTSYGSKVLQLERNEILTAGLVTSVFFALATVGSGMLSDRIGRRGTLLVAGVAGLGWSFVMFPVLDMGLTEDGGSVVSFTLGVSGTLVVAGLSFGAAGSFLPELFETRYRYTGAGLAYSLAGILGGALPPLAAAGLLAAFGGGAVGLMLTGIALVSVLVLALLRETRGADLADAGPAAAAPGAAPAPAPAAIRDAVEAP; encoded by the coding sequence ATGACCATCCGGAGACATGACCGCCAGCGGCCGGTCGCCGAGGGCGCGCCGCCCGCCAAGAAGCCGCCGATGGGCCGGGTCGCCGTCGCGACGACCGTGGGCACCACCATCGAGTACTACGACTTCTTCATCTACGGGACCGCCGCCGCCCTGGTGTTCCCCACCGTCTTCTTCGCCGCGCTGGGCGAGTCGGCCGCCCTCGTGGCCTCGTTCGCCACCTTCGCCGTCGCCTTCTTCGCCCGCCCCGTCGGCGCGGTGGTCTTCGGGCACTTCGGGGACCGGATCGGCCGCAAGAAGGCGCTCGTGGCCACCCTGCTCATCATGGGCTCGGCCACCGTGCTGATCGGCCTGCTGCCCACCCCCGAATCCCTGGGCGCCTTCGGGGTCGTGGCCCCGATCCTGCTCGTGACCCTGCGGTTCCTGCAGGGCTTCGCGGTGGGCGGGGAGTGGGCCGGCGCCGCGCTGATGGCCGCCGAGTACGCGCCGCCCAAGCTGCGCGGGTACTTCGCCGCGCTGCCGATGCTCGGCCCCGCGATCGCCTTCGGCCTGGCCAGCGGCACCTTCCTCGTCACCAACATCACCCTGGGCGACTCCTCCACGGCCTTCGTCGAGGTCGGCTGGCGCGTGCCGTTCATCCTCAGCGCGGCCCTCGTGGTCGTCGGGCTGTGGATCCGCCTGAGCATCGAGGAGACCCCCGTGTTCCTCGAGGCCAAGGCTGCGGCCGAGGCGCGTGCCGAGGCCGAGCGCGCGGTCGCCGCGGCCGCCGGGACCGCCCTGGCGGAGCCCGGGCGCCGGACCCTGCCGATCTGGGAGGCCGTCCGGCGGCAGTGGAGGGAGATGGTCCTGGGCGGGCTGGCCTTCAGCTCCCTGTTCGCCTTCTTCTACCTCGGCACCTCGTTCCTCACCAGCTACGGGTCGAAGGTGCTCCAGCTCGAGCGCAACGAGATCCTCACCGCCGGCCTCGTCACCTCGGTGTTCTTCGCCCTGGCCACCGTGGGCTCGGGAATGCTCTCCGACCGGATCGGCCGCCGCGGCACCCTGCTCGTGGCGGGCGTGGCCGGGCTGGGCTGGTCGTTCGTGATGTTCCCCGTGCTGGACATGGGCCTCACGGAGGACGGCGGCAGCGTCGTGTCCTTCACCCTGGGCGTCAGCGGCACGCTCGTGGTGGCCGGGCTCAGCTTCGGCGCGGCCGGGTCCTTCCTGCCCGAGCTGTTCGAGACGCGGTACCGCTACACCGGAGCCGGGCTGGCCTACAGCCTGGCCGGCATCCTCGGCGGCGCCCTGCCGCCGCTCGCCGCGGCGGGCCTGCTGGCCGCCTTCGGCGGGGGCGCCGTCGGCCTGATGCTCACGGGCATCGCCCTGGTGAGCGTGCTGGTCCTGGCCCTGCTGCGCGAGACCCGCGGGGCGGACCTGGCCGACGCCGGCCCGGCGGCCGCTGCTCCGGGCGCCGCTCCCGCCCCGGCGCCGGCCGCGATCCGCGACGCCGTCGAGGCCCCCTGA
- the hpaD gene encoding 3,4-dihydroxyphenylacetate 2,3-dioxygenase: protein MTHLDDRTLTSSGFYVSQEAPIHSDNPIPTPKAPAPDILRCAYMELVVTDLAKSREFYVDVLGLTVTEEDEEAIYLRSLEEFIHHNLVLRKGPVAAVAAFSYRVRSPEELDKAVAFYEELGCRVERRKDGFTKGIGDSVRVEDPLGFPYEFFYDVEHVERLAWRYDLYTPGALVRLDHFNQVTPDVPRATKFMQDLGFRVTEDIQDEAGTVYAAWMRRKPTVHDTAMTGGDGPRMHHVAFSTHEKHNILAICDKMGALRISDRIERGPGRHGVSNAFYLYILDPDGHRIEIYTQDYYTGDPDNPVVTWDVHDNQRRDFWGNPVVPSWYTNASLVLDLDGNPKEVVARTDDSEMDVTIGADGFSYTREGDESGSWKGEAAKGFKLGNQL, encoded by the coding sequence ATGACCCACCTCGATGACCGGACGCTGACGTCCTCGGGCTTCTACGTCTCCCAGGAGGCCCCGATCCACTCCGACAACCCGATCCCCACCCCGAAGGCCCCCGCTCCGGACATCCTGCGCTGCGCGTACATGGAGCTGGTCGTCACCGACCTGGCCAAGTCCCGCGAGTTCTACGTGGACGTGCTGGGCCTGACGGTCACCGAGGAGGACGAGGAGGCCATCTACCTGCGGTCCCTCGAGGAGTTCATCCACCACAACCTGGTGCTGCGCAAGGGCCCGGTGGCCGCCGTCGCCGCCTTCTCCTACCGCGTGCGCAGCCCCGAGGAACTGGACAAGGCCGTGGCCTTCTACGAGGAGCTCGGCTGCCGCGTGGAGCGGCGCAAGGACGGCTTCACCAAGGGCATCGGCGACTCGGTGCGCGTGGAGGACCCGCTGGGCTTCCCCTACGAGTTCTTCTACGACGTGGAGCACGTGGAGCGCCTGGCCTGGCGCTACGACCTCTACACCCCGGGCGCCCTGGTCCGCCTGGACCACTTCAACCAGGTCACCCCGGACGTGCCGCGCGCCACGAAGTTCATGCAGGACCTGGGCTTCCGCGTCACCGAGGACATCCAGGACGAGGCCGGCACCGTGTACGCGGCCTGGATGCGCCGCAAGCCGACCGTCCACGACACCGCCATGACCGGCGGCGACGGCCCGCGCATGCACCACGTGGCCTTCTCCACCCACGAGAAGCACAACATCCTGGCCATCTGCGACAAGATGGGCGCCCTGCGCATCTCGGACCGGATCGAGCGCGGTCCCGGCCGCCACGGCGTCTCCAACGCGTTCTACCTCTACATCCTGGACCCGGACGGCCACCGCATCGAGATCTACACCCAGGACTACTACACCGGTGACCCGGACAACCCGGTGGTCACCTGGGACGTCCACGACAACCAGCGCCGCGACTTCTGGGGCAATCCGGTCGTGCCGTCCTGGTACACCAACGCCTCCCTGGTCCTGGACCTGGACGGCAACCCGAAGGAGGTCGTGGCCCGCACCGACGACTCCGAGATGGACGTGACGATCGGCGCCGACGGGTTCTCCTACACCCGCGAGGGTGACGAGTCCGGCTCCTGGAAGGGCGAGGCGGCCAAGGGCTTCAAGCTCGGCAACCAGCTCTGA